The genome window GGTACCGAGAAGTCCGATCTCGCCATAGTAGCTAAGAAGTCTGCGAACAAAGCTGAAACAATGAAGGTGGCGGAGTAGATGGAGCCAAGGGCGGGAACCAAGGGGAATGCGAAGCAGCAAAACACGCGCCGGGCACAGGACCGGGAAAGCGTGCTAAGTGCGCTGGATCGCATACGCAACGCTGCAAAGCACAAGAAGAAGGATAAGTTCACTGCGCTCCTTCACCACATGAGCCCAGCAAGTCTGCGGGAGGCATTTTACGCAATAAACCGTGATGCAGCCCCCGGAATCGATGGGGTGACGTGGCAAGCATTTGAGGCGGAGAGTGATCAAAAGATTAGAACTCTACACCACAAGGTACGAACAGGAGCGTACCGACCTAAACCGGCTTTACGGACATACATACCCAAAGCAGATGGTCGGGAAAGACCACTCGCGATTGTTACGCTCGAAGACAAGATTGTTCAGAGAGCAACGGCAACCATATTGAACCAAATCTATGAGGAAGACTTCCTCGGGTTCAGTTATGGTTTCCGGCCAGAGCGCGGCCAGCACGATGCGCTGGACGCCCTTTACGTTGGTATTACAACGCGCAGAGTGAACTTCATACTCGATGCCGACATCCTAGGTTTCTTTGACAACGTCAATCAGAAATGGTTGCTCCGTTTTCTGGAACATCGTGTCGGTGACCCTCGTATCATTCGCCTGATCCGTAAGTGGTTACGGGCCGGGGTGCTGGAGGATGGTGTCACATCGATTAGTGATAAGGGAACTGGTCAAGGGGCGTCAATTTCGCCGCTACTGGCTAATATTTACCTGCACTATGTTTTCGATCTTTGGGCAAACCGCTGGCGACAGCGGGAAGCTAAAGGGGCCATGATTGTCGTTCGATATGCGGACGATATCGTGGTTGGCTTCGAGCACGAAACTGATGGATTGCACTTCCAGAAAATGCTGCGGGAACGACTGGGACAATTCGACCTCCAGCTCCATCCCGATAAAACCCGCCTCATCGAATTTGGGCGCCACGCGGCCTATCGGCGAAAGAGGCGGGGAGTATCGCGACCAGAAACCTTCAATTTTCTAGGCTTTACCCATATCTGCGGGCGATCCCGAAAGGGAGCATTTCAACTTCAGCGCAAGAGCAGGAGTGACCGCAGAACGGAAAAGCTAAAACAGATAAAAGAAGTGCTGCGGCGGCATATCAACCGCCCTATTCCGGAACAAGGGGTGTGGCTGAAGCGAGTCCTCAATGGTTATTTTGCCTACCACGCAGTGCCGACCAACTCTCGGTCAATCCGAGCTTTCAGGCATTATGTCAAAACGATCTGGATGCGTGTGCTTCGGCGGCGTAGCCAGAGACATAAGATGTCGTGGCAGCGAATGGAGAACATTGCGGAGGAGTGGTTACCAGTCCCGAGGGTCCTTCACCCTTGGCCTAACAAGCGATTTGCCGTCAAACACCCAAGGTAGGAGCCGGATGCGGTAGTTCCGCTCGTCCGGATCTGTGCGGGGGGCACTCAGTAATGAGTGTCCCTACCGCGAGGAGCAGTTGGACGCTGTCTCTCCGGGTCAAATTCAAATAGCAGGTAAACGGCAGGGGGCTTAGCTCCCTGCCACTCCGGTATACTAATACGAATTTCCCTAAAAATCAAATACCCCGGCTTTGAAAATCCGCTGTGATATTGGGCTTGCTCTGAAGGCTTCCAGGACACGGGCGATCTGCCGATCACACCGCGCCTTCCAGCCTTCAGAGCTGCGCGCATTTTCTCTTGACTTGTCAGTCAAACATCGCGTTTTGGCATCGGCTCCTTGCAGGAGACACGATGCCAAAACGCTCAGCTTGCCTGATCAAGTCCGTGTCGGCGCGGGGCACTGGCTCGCTTGCAGCTCGCACAGCGCCCCGCGCCTCTCATGCGAGCGTTGCTCGCGAGGCAGCTTTTGAACGTTTTCTCTTCTTCGTCGCTTGACACAGTTTTGCCCTTTCAAGCAGCTCAACCCCTAGGCCTTCTCAATCTTGGACTTTCCTGAGTTAGTTCCGGGAGATTACGGGAATTTCCGGATCTTTCCGTGAGATGCGTTCTATTATTCCGTGAGATTACGGGTCTTTCCGGGAGATCCCATGAGTTTCCGGATCTTTCCGCGGGGTTCCGGGAGATTACGGGAGTGGAAGTTGGCAAGATATGCTAACCGGAGCTGGTTAGCGGAAATTGTGCGAGTTGAAGCCAACCCGCACAACTGAACTTATTCGCACTGCTGTGCTCAACGCCTTTTGCTGCGCAAAATTGGAGTATCTTTAGGTAGGTATATCTGTGGATAAAATAATTAGGAATTTGCGCTACTTTGTATCAAAAATCCGCAGCAAGACTCGTGATCTAAATATTGAATAAAATTGTAGTTATAATAATTCTTGCCCACTGCTTAATTGTGACTGAAAAGGGGCTGGATAAAGTTGTGATAATGCTTTATGCACGTCATCACTTGTTGCGCATGGCAAATGCTATGCGGCTCTGATGGCTATTACTTTGCCGGTCATAACCATCAGAGCCTAGCAAGTACCAAACAGAACTTGGCACTCGCATAGGGAGAACCCACAACTCACAAATTGGTCGTAGCTCATCTCATGTCCGTTAACGGCTTGAGGCCTAACGCATTTCGTCTTGGAACGCGATAAGCGGAGCTATGCCTAATTTATTTATCCAAACATTAAACATCAGGGATACCCGTCTTACACGCGGGTAATCGAACAATGGCGCTTCCTTGGGGAAATGCCCGAACTCAGTTTCAGCTTGTGCGTGCGCAGGTAGAGGCAGAGCTCGGGAGAGGTGTATCTAAACGTAAGATCTTTGAGGCCCTTCGTGATGAAGGAAAGATCGATATGTCAAAAACATCTTTTTATGAGAATGTGGCTAAGGCTTTGAACCCTAAGGCTGAATTGGCTCAGGGAAGTGCCATTGTACCCCCACCCAAAACGGGGGGGAGCGGGACTAATTCACCCCCGGTTCCGCTCCTCCCATCTCAGCCAGTAGCTAAAAACCGGTTCCAGATGGCCTCCAAAATCCCCGATTACGAGTGATAGGTATAAGTAATATGAAATACGTGAACTTTGTAATGCAAGGAAAAGGCGGGGCCGGTAAGAGTTTTATTGCCCATTGTCTTGCCGAGTATCAACGTTTGAAAAATAGAAATCTTATTGCGATTGATACAGATCCAGTAAACCCAACATTTTCTTCTTATAAGGCGCTCAATTGTACTCTCATTCAAATGATGGAAAATGCCGAAATTGACCATCGAAGTTTCGATAAAATAATTGAGGGTATAATTAGCGCTGAGGACGAAATTCACTTCGTAATCGACACTGGAGCCACCACATTCCTGCCCTTGGTGAAATATCTGGCCGAAAACGACGTACTGATTCTCTTGGGCGAGCACGATTGTGAGGTTGCCATCCATACGGTCGTGAGCGGGGGAGGGGCAATTGATGCGACACTCTCCTGTATTGAGAAGTTATTCGAAGTATTCCCTGAACAGAAAATCATCATTTGGAAGAATGAATACTCAGGACGTGCAGAAAAAAACGGCAAGCCGTTCGAAGAGCTGAAGTTGTTTAAAGATAATCAGGCTCGTATTTACGCAGTGCCTACTTTAGCGCAGCGCACCGGCTCCTCCTTCAATCACGACATTCAGACCATGATCGAGCGACGATTGACCTTCTCGGAGGCAATCGTAAATGAGGGCTTTGGTCTCATGTCACGCCAGCGCATTAAGAAGGTTTGGGCTGACATTTCCTCGCAACTTGAAGCCATGGCTTTGTAAGCGTGAGCGGGGATGTGATGACAACAGCAGCTCAAATCGATGCGAATCAGTCCAATTTCGACTTTGTCGAGGACGAGAAGTCAAGAGGGCTTGAGGGCGCGCAGATCTCTTCCCTTGATGAGGTGAAGGCGCTTATTGCCAAAAAACATAGCGGAAAGTCCCTGGGATCTGATGATCCGATCTGGATGCTCTACTCCATGTTTGAGGTGTTTGTCTCTGATTTGTCAGTGCTGCTGGTGGAGGCTGAAACCCGTCTGACGGGCGAGCGCGAAAAGCTGAAAGCCATGGTGGGCGAAAGTGCCAAGGTCCTTAGCGATGAGATGCAAGGCGAGCTTTCCAATCTTGGTACTACGCTCAGTCAGATCCGCCATGATGTTGAGGTCAGCTCAATTGAGGGACTTTTGAAGCAGCAGGCTCAGTTCTCCGCTGAGCTTGGCGCTCTCACATCAAAACTCAAACGCTCTTCACTGCCGATTTATATCTTCACCGCTCTCAACTGGCTTGCCGTTGGAGCTCTCTATCTCATTATGAAGTAGGTCTGTCATGCAGTCTTCCAAACATTCAAGCTCGGTTTTCACTCGTGAGGTCAAACTCTTTCTCCTTGCCGTTCTGCTCTTAACCCCGACCGCCGCTTTTGCTGCTGGGAGCGGGGACTGGGCAACTCCTGCGGTCACAACTTTTCAAAACCTTGAAAGCGGCATGGTCAAAATCGGCACCGTGGCCGTTGGGATCGGTCTTGTCGGCTACGGGGTTTACTCTGCAATCTTTGGCGAGATGCGCTGGCAAAAAATGTTCCAGTACATTCTTGGGGCCGTCCTTATTGTCGCTGCCCCCACAGCAATCCGCGCTCTTGTCAGCGTAGGAGGCTGACATGAAAGTGCAGGACGGCGTTTATCGGCATCTTCAATCGCCCTCTACCATCTTTGGTATGCCGCCCATGTTTGCAGCTCTTGCACTGGGCGGGGTGTTTTTCATCGGCATCCTCTTAACAACGGTGATTGATCCTCCCATTGCCATGCTGCTCTGCATTTTCGCAATCCCGCCCGCGCTGATTTTCACGATCACGCTGCGCCGCAAGGATGCTCATTGTGAGGCGACACTGTTGCTGCCTCACACCTTCTTCAAGGGGAAAAAGGATCGCTGCCTTGTGGCTGGCGCTCGCTCTTTGACGACGA of Pseudovibrio sp. Tun.PSC04-5.I4 contains these proteins:
- the ltrA gene encoding group II intron reverse transcriptase/maturase — protein: MEPRAGTKGNAKQQNTRRAQDRESVLSALDRIRNAAKHKKKDKFTALLHHMSPASLREAFYAINRDAAPGIDGVTWQAFEAESDQKIRTLHHKVRTGAYRPKPALRTYIPKADGRERPLAIVTLEDKIVQRATATILNQIYEEDFLGFSYGFRPERGQHDALDALYVGITTRRVNFILDADILGFFDNVNQKWLLRFLEHRVGDPRIIRLIRKWLRAGVLEDGVTSISDKGTGQGASISPLLANIYLHYVFDLWANRWRQREAKGAMIVVRYADDIVVGFEHETDGLHFQKMLRERLGQFDLQLHPDKTRLIEFGRHAAYRRKRRGVSRPETFNFLGFTHICGRSRKGAFQLQRKSRSDRRTEKLKQIKEVLRRHINRPIPEQGVWLKRVLNGYFAYHAVPTNSRSIRAFRHYVKTIWMRVLRRRSQRHKMSWQRMENIAEEWLPVPRVLHPWPNKRFAVKHPR
- a CDS encoding zeta toxin family protein, with the protein product MKYVNFVMQGKGGAGKSFIAHCLAEYQRLKNRNLIAIDTDPVNPTFSSYKALNCTLIQMMENAEIDHRSFDKIIEGIISAEDEIHFVIDTGATTFLPLVKYLAENDVLILLGEHDCEVAIHTVVSGGGAIDATLSCIEKLFEVFPEQKIIIWKNEYSGRAEKNGKPFEELKLFKDNQARIYAVPTLAQRTGSSFNHDIQTMIERRLTFSEAIVNEGFGLMSRQRIKKVWADISSQLEAMAL
- a CDS encoding TrbC/VirB2 family protein yields the protein MQSSKHSSSVFTREVKLFLLAVLLLTPTAAFAAGSGDWATPAVTTFQNLESGMVKIGTVAVGIGLVGYGVYSAIFGEMRWQKMFQYILGAVLIVAAPTAIRALVSVGG